One segment of Pirellulaceae bacterium DNA contains the following:
- a CDS encoding GEVED domain-containing protein — MKQSRNNRISLRRTHLEELEPRRVLAGLGDDAPPLPEGAAGELIQQYAGLLQSPAQFTLYGSNINYKGKAPRSLRGLGSQGSNLKSNWAAARVYESESLDANLLGLNDIPEDAQYINLGFAAGQQEFVPVRGSIEEPNQPGSVFSVEDDGSIPKANATNLTSEEAVLAAGTIGDGPQADGDVDFFQLEDVLEGDLITVRVKGSAGFDPAVAVYNSFGELLISNDNSGDGVDSYLSLVAPENDDYYVAVVGSGFFGYNLPANPFDSTSLTPAILATTGDYEATIGRNYGDIDYYTFDLAAGDIFNLDMLGASNDVTLFDSNGIELIGSRGPLGPDFFPLGSDLTSDGNATIPYVINQTGSYYVRVLGDFTGNYEGRFHVHRPVLEDADPGTEQILFLDFDGETIDTSIFGRPRITTLSPLSTFLGDWGLGIQSENRVIDSIVKTVKQKFRTVGQDGLNGDYAKSGQAGEYGIEIRNSRDHADPFGQPNVTRMIVGGTIEELDIETIAIAQSVDPGNFVTSETGVVLLDSLSAPEFDPITGFRNDQSINSFLFNEPEKDKYDLIGAGVGIVIAHEAGHLFGNYHTEPSVERPNIMVDTGTEFWAEIGVGQDGILGTQDDNDVEFTEDQYRKNQIFTGLEDTLNTIAFGLPTGRGKQSASTSGTKWNDTNGNGMLDSGESTLADVIIYVDLNNDDDFSIGEPAAITDRNGEYAIRHVPTGTYAVREIVEPGWVQTYPESGEHLITFSGAGEVRGADFGNKRGSGDNSGIDFGDAPAAFPTTLEDNGARHGILPGFGIGMLVDGELDGQPNLLALGDDINDLADEDGVNFVTDVLPGAETRVNVTISNGEHSAGVLQAWIDFDSDGAWTTPGEQIFVDQAVVEGVNSLRFDVPAWATLGESFARFRYGYDRGISFDGASVAGEVEDHFVEIVRGGPVANDDAFSLRRNSEDVFLDVLKNDQFRPGTDPQIVEVTTPSSGGSVAITGDGLGLIYSTPFDFDGIDSFGYTIEDVNGLSDSANVVIDIQPDLATIRLGIADINDGTPITQVAVGEQFLLQAFVQDQRDPGSGVFAAYTDVEYPVAAANAQGQILYGSDYPNGQSGDVSVPGLMDEVGAFDGIDRLGPDEALLFSVPMRAATEGTFEFVPHPADVLPQHNVLLFDSSDPVPTQQIEYRGIEVVITDVVSNIKTNPDNPSDVNHDNAVSPIDALFVINELNDDSIPSARPFYRDDLFLDVNNDGVLSPIDVLLIINELNQASTTTGASAIAAAVQASDNNRQTKSETAGISSMPIAETGTVRVQLLQESESLFDTIEDVDPIQNASNEELDSVLALISDDVLKSSRV, encoded by the coding sequence ATGAAGCAATCTCGGAATAACCGCATATCCCTACGAAGAACCCACTTGGAAGAGCTAGAGCCTCGGCGCGTCTTGGCCGGTCTCGGAGATGACGCACCGCCACTTCCAGAAGGAGCGGCAGGCGAGCTGATTCAACAGTACGCTGGCCTCTTACAGAGCCCGGCTCAGTTCACGCTCTACGGATCAAATATCAACTACAAGGGAAAAGCGCCCCGATCCCTGCGTGGACTAGGAAGCCAAGGATCGAATTTGAAATCAAACTGGGCGGCAGCACGGGTTTATGAATCCGAATCGCTGGACGCCAACTTGCTGGGACTCAATGACATCCCGGAAGATGCCCAGTACATCAATTTGGGATTTGCCGCCGGGCAACAAGAATTTGTACCGGTGAGGGGCAGCATTGAAGAACCCAACCAGCCTGGTTCGGTGTTTTCGGTCGAAGATGATGGCTCCATTCCGAAGGCCAATGCGACCAATTTAACCTCAGAAGAGGCTGTGCTTGCCGCCGGAACGATCGGTGACGGGCCACAAGCCGACGGTGACGTTGATTTCTTTCAACTCGAAGACGTCCTGGAAGGCGACCTGATCACCGTCCGGGTGAAGGGCTCCGCGGGCTTCGATCCGGCAGTTGCCGTCTACAACAGCTTTGGCGAACTGCTGATCAGCAATGACAATTCCGGAGACGGCGTGGACAGTTATTTATCGCTCGTTGCACCGGAGAACGACGATTACTACGTTGCCGTTGTGGGCTCAGGTTTCTTTGGATACAACCTGCCTGCCAATCCCTTCGATTCAACCAGCCTGACCCCTGCCATCTTGGCCACCACGGGCGACTACGAGGCAACAATCGGCCGTAACTATGGTGATATCGATTATTACACTTTCGATCTCGCCGCCGGTGACATCTTCAATTTGGATATGCTCGGTGCCTCAAATGATGTAACGCTGTTCGACTCGAATGGAATTGAATTAATTGGTAGTCGAGGTCCACTCGGACCCGACTTCTTCCCTCTAGGATCAGATCTCACGTCGGATGGAAACGCCACCATCCCGTATGTGATCAACCAAACAGGTAGCTACTACGTCCGTGTTCTTGGTGACTTCACCGGCAATTACGAGGGCCGTTTCCATGTTCATCGTCCGGTGTTGGAAGACGCAGACCCCGGAACCGAGCAGATTCTCTTTCTGGATTTTGACGGCGAGACAATCGACACCAGCATTTTTGGTAGGCCCCGCATCACTACGCTATCTCCTTTGAGTACATTCTTAGGGGACTGGGGTTTAGGTATTCAGAGCGAAAACCGCGTGATCGATTCGATCGTAAAAACGGTCAAGCAGAAGTTCCGAACAGTTGGCCAAGACGGATTGAACGGTGACTATGCCAAATCAGGACAGGCTGGCGAATATGGGATCGAAATCCGCAACAGTCGTGACCACGCAGATCCCTTCGGCCAACCGAATGTGACGCGAATGATCGTTGGCGGAACGATCGAAGAATTGGACATTGAAACGATTGCGATCGCTCAGTCGGTCGACCCCGGTAACTTTGTCACTTCGGAAACGGGCGTCGTGCTTCTGGATAGTTTGAGTGCTCCTGAATTCGATCCAATTACAGGTTTTCGGAATGATCAATCGATCAACTCCTTCCTCTTCAATGAACCGGAGAAAGACAAATACGATCTCATTGGCGCTGGAGTTGGGATTGTAATCGCCCATGAAGCGGGCCATTTGTTCGGTAACTACCATACGGAACCGAGCGTTGAGAGACCCAACATCATGGTCGATACGGGTACTGAATTCTGGGCCGAGATTGGAGTCGGACAAGACGGAATCCTCGGCACTCAGGATGACAACGATGTCGAATTCACAGAGGATCAGTATCGCAAAAATCAGATCTTCACCGGCCTGGAAGACACCCTCAACACGATTGCTTTCGGACTTCCCACAGGTCGAGGCAAACAATCGGCATCCACATCCGGCACGAAGTGGAACGACACAAACGGAAATGGCATGTTGGACTCCGGCGAGTCAACCTTGGCTGATGTCATCATTTATGTGGACCTGAACAACGATGACGACTTCAGCATTGGCGAGCCAGCAGCCATCACCGATCGAAATGGCGAATATGCGATCCGACATGTGCCAACCGGCACCTATGCGGTTCGTGAAATCGTCGAGCCTGGCTGGGTGCAAACCTACCCGGAAAGTGGCGAACATCTGATCACTTTTTCAGGAGCGGGTGAAGTCCGAGGAGCTGACTTTGGAAACAAACGAGGTTCAGGCGACAATTCTGGCATCGACTTCGGCGACGCACCGGCTGCCTTCCCGACAACGCTCGAGGATAACGGAGCACGCCACGGAATTCTGCCCGGATTCGGAATCGGCATGTTGGTCGATGGCGAACTGGATGGTCAGCCTAATTTGCTCGCTCTTGGTGATGACATCAACGATCTGGCTGACGAAGACGGCGTCAACTTTGTAACCGATGTCCTTCCCGGTGCGGAAACACGGGTTAACGTCACCATTTCCAACGGAGAGCATTCCGCTGGTGTGTTGCAGGCCTGGATTGATTTCGACAGCGATGGTGCTTGGACCACGCCAGGCGAACAGATCTTCGTCGACCAGGCCGTCGTTGAAGGTGTCAACAGTTTGCGATTCGACGTCCCGGCGTGGGCCACGCTGGGTGAGTCCTTTGCTCGCTTCCGATACGGCTACGATCGAGGCATTTCCTTTGATGGTGCTTCGGTTGCTGGTGAGGTCGAAGACCATTTTGTTGAGATCGTTCGCGGAGGCCCTGTCGCCAATGATGATGCCTTCTCGCTGCGTCGCAACTCGGAAGATGTCTTCCTCGATGTGCTAAAGAATGATCAATTCCGCCCTGGAACCGACCCGCAAATCGTCGAAGTGACGACTCCGAGCAGCGGCGGTAGCGTTGCAATTACCGGCGATGGACTCGGCCTGATTTACTCAACCCCCTTCGACTTTGACGGGATCGACAGTTTTGGCTACACGATTGAAGACGTGAACGGCCTGAGTGATTCGGCCAACGTGGTGATCGATATCCAACCTGACTTAGCAACCATTCGCTTGGGTATTGCCGACATCAACGACGGTACTCCCATCACCCAAGTCGCGGTCGGAGAACAATTCCTGCTGCAAGCATTTGTGCAAGACCAACGAGACCCCGGGTCGGGCGTCTTCGCCGCCTACACCGACGTTGAGTATCCCGTTGCTGCGGCAAACGCCCAGGGCCAAATCCTCTATGGGAGCGACTATCCGAATGGACAATCTGGCGACGTGTCCGTACCCGGCTTGATGGATGAAGTCGGTGCCTTTGACGGCATCGATCGATTAGGACCGGACGAAGCATTGCTGTTTTCCGTACCGATGCGGGCGGCCACCGAGGGTACATTTGAATTTGTTCCTCACCCTGCAGATGTTTTACCCCAGCACAATGTGCTGCTCTTCGATTCCTCGGACCCGGTGCCTACTCAGCAGATTGAGTATCGAGGCATTGAGGTCGTCATTACGGACGTTGTCTCCAACATCAAGACCAACCCGGACAATCCGAGTGACGTCAACCACGACAACGCTGTTTCACCAATCGATGCACTGTTCGTGATCAATGAACTCAATGACGATTCAATTCCGTCGGCTCGACCGTTTTATCGTGACGATCTATTCTTGGATGTGAACAATGATGGCGTCCTCTCCCCGATCGACGTGCTGCTGATTATCAACGAGCTTAATCAGGCATCAACAACGACCGGCGCCTCGGCGATTGCCGCCGCTGTTCAGGCAAGCGACAATAACCGGCAAACAAAGAGCGAGACAGCGGGCATTTCCAGCATGCCGATTGCAGAGACTGGCACGGTTCGCGTTCAACTCCTGCAGGAAAGTGAATCACTATTCGATACGATCGAGGATGTCGATCCAATCCAGAATGCTTCGAACGAAGAATTGGATTCGGTGTTGGCTCTGATCAGTGATGACGTCCTCAAAAGCAGCCGCGTCTAA
- a CDS encoding sugar phosphate isomerase/epimerase, with protein sequence MKSCVTISLVEEARGGPFVFWDGLEDGCQRAAKLGYDAVEVFPPSVEAIDQAKLRQLLGEYDLQLAAVGTGAGWVKHRLTLTDPSQDKRAEAISFVESIIELAASFQASAIIGSMQGRWDAATDRTTALSYLQQALEKLGTKAAAHEVPLIYEPLNRYETNLCNTVQSGVELLDGIQTDNVVLLADLFHMNIEEADLATAIKSGGHRIGHVHFVDSNRQPVGAGHLDFPPIIAALNEIGYDGYLSAEAFPIPDSQTAAEMTINAFKQLTA encoded by the coding sequence ATGAAATCTTGTGTCACGATTAGTTTGGTCGAAGAAGCTCGCGGTGGTCCCTTCGTGTTTTGGGATGGCCTCGAAGATGGCTGCCAACGAGCCGCCAAGTTAGGATACGATGCCGTCGAGGTATTTCCTCCTTCGGTGGAAGCGATTGACCAAGCCAAGCTAAGGCAACTACTTGGCGAATACGATTTGCAGCTGGCCGCAGTCGGCACGGGAGCCGGCTGGGTCAAACACCGACTCACCCTCACCGACCCCAGCCAAGACAAACGGGCCGAAGCGATTTCGTTTGTCGAATCGATTATCGAACTGGCAGCTTCGTTCCAAGCATCCGCGATTATCGGATCCATGCAAGGGCGTTGGGATGCCGCCACGGATCGCACGACAGCCCTCAGTTATTTGCAACAAGCATTGGAAAAACTGGGAACGAAAGCCGCCGCTCACGAAGTCCCGCTGATCTACGAACCCCTGAATCGTTATGAAACCAACCTCTGCAATACAGTCCAGAGTGGAGTCGAGTTACTCGACGGGATTCAAACCGACAATGTGGTGCTCTTGGCGGATCTGTTTCACATGAATATCGAAGAAGCCGACTTGGCGACTGCCATCAAGTCCGGCGGACATCGGATCGGACACGTGCACTTCGTCGACTCAAATCGCCAACCAGTCGGTGCGGGCCATCTCGACTTTCCGCCCATCATCGCGGCACTGAACGAGATCGGCTACGACGGCTACCTCTCGGCGGAAGCCTTTCCGATACCCGATTCGCAAACAGCGGCAGAGATGACAATCAACGCCTTTAAACAACTCACCGCGTAG
- a CDS encoding tagaturonate epimerase family protein translates to MNTRQDPKPITLGLAPSFGFGDRIGLATPGHVAAMKQAGAGIEAIYPQQSIREMTRTQRTAKQVMLEALTGMTESGWTRATGADADHLKTNDDVDLTFEAGFTFFTIDPSDHVDAQADDYDETTLRSKYEAIADQISWPNGYLGRTVELATGTRIELNEEACMRAAVKYGLALNHAIELADYIKTVHDQADRDYEIELSVDETEQPTTLAEHFIIADQCLQRGMKLVSLAPRFIGDFEKGVDFKGDVDALEASLRDHAAIASLLGPYKLSLHSGSDKLSMYAALARTTQGKFHVKTAGTSYLEALRVVAKHEPRLFRELIDFSRARFNTDKATYHISATLDSVASPANIQDDRELERLYLELWSEVPEGKGFTFPGRQILHCTFGSVLTHEQHGPAVRSVLENHLDTYTEVLEDHFARHLRALQAGL, encoded by the coding sequence ATGAACACCCGTCAGGATCCAAAACCCATCACCCTGGGACTTGCGCCCAGCTTCGGCTTTGGCGACCGTATCGGCCTAGCGACACCAGGCCACGTTGCTGCCATGAAACAAGCTGGAGCGGGAATCGAAGCCATTTACCCGCAACAGTCGATCCGAGAGATGACGCGAACTCAGCGGACGGCCAAACAAGTCATGCTGGAAGCGTTAACGGGCATGACTGAATCGGGCTGGACACGAGCTACTGGGGCCGACGCGGATCACCTCAAAACAAACGATGACGTCGATCTTACGTTCGAGGCCGGCTTCACCTTCTTTACGATCGATCCCTCCGACCACGTCGACGCCCAAGCGGATGATTACGATGAAACAACTCTAAGATCAAAATACGAGGCAATCGCCGATCAGATCAGTTGGCCCAACGGATATCTTGGCCGCACCGTCGAACTCGCAACCGGAACGCGAATCGAACTCAATGAAGAAGCTTGCATGCGTGCCGCCGTCAAATATGGTCTCGCTCTCAATCATGCGATTGAACTGGCAGATTATATCAAAACGGTTCACGATCAGGCGGATCGCGATTATGAAATCGAGCTAAGCGTTGACGAAACAGAACAACCCACCACGTTGGCCGAACACTTTATTATCGCTGACCAATGTCTGCAACGAGGCATGAAACTGGTGAGCTTGGCGCCGAGATTCATTGGAGACTTTGAAAAGGGCGTAGATTTCAAAGGCGATGTTGATGCGTTAGAGGCGTCCCTGCGCGATCATGCTGCGATCGCCAGCCTGCTTGGCCCGTACAAATTAAGTCTGCACTCCGGCTCCGATAAACTATCGATGTATGCCGCTTTGGCACGAACAACGCAGGGCAAATTCCACGTCAAAACAGCCGGTACAAGTTACCTAGAAGCCCTGCGTGTGGTCGCAAAACACGAACCCCGTTTATTCCGTGAGCTGATCGACTTTTCACGAGCGAGATTCAACACGGACAAGGCCACCTACCACATTTCTGCGACACTTGATTCCGTCGCATCGCCCGCCAACATTCAAGATGACCGAGAACTCGAAAGACTTTATCTTGAACTCTGGTCAGAGGTTCCCGAAGGCAAAGGATTCACCTTTCCCGGACGCCAAATCCTTCACTGCACCTTTGGCTCTGTCCTGACCCACGAGCAACACGGGCCAGCCGTCCGCAGCGTTCTCGAAAATCACCTCGACACGTACACCGAAGTCTTGGAAGACCACTTCGCTCGCCACCTACGCGCCTTACAGGCCGGTCTGTAA
- a CDS encoding zinc-binding alcohol dehydrogenase family protein: MKAIILEEPKHFVQKEIPAAGEPGRDEALVRVHRVGVCGTDLSGYLGKMPFYSYPRIPGHELGVEVIKVGQDVTEVKVGDRCSVEPYINNPDSFASQRQSTNCCNDLQVLGVHVDGGLRPEFIVPARKLHASESLEYEQLALVETLAIGCHAVDRAAPREGESFLVIGAGPIGLSVIEFAQLAKVELVVMDMNEQRLAFCREKMGVKHTVQFQGDGTEVDQLRAIGNGHLPTIAVDATGNKNSMQNVFNYVDHTGKVVYVGIVNQEISFRHPNLHAKEITLLMSRNALPKDFKRIIQLIENGEIDTRPWITHRTSFDNMIEVFESYTKPETGVIKAIVEI; encoded by the coding sequence ATGAAGGCGATCATTCTGGAAGAACCAAAACATTTCGTCCAAAAGGAAATTCCCGCAGCGGGTGAACCAGGCCGAGACGAAGCACTCGTACGTGTTCATCGTGTGGGCGTCTGCGGCACCGACCTGTCGGGATATCTCGGCAAGATGCCGTTTTACAGTTACCCTCGCATCCCGGGACATGAACTGGGTGTTGAAGTCATCAAAGTTGGCCAAGACGTCACCGAAGTCAAAGTCGGCGATCGGTGCTCGGTCGAACCCTACATTAACAACCCTGACAGCTTCGCCAGTCAGCGACAGAGCACCAACTGCTGCAACGACCTGCAGGTTCTCGGTGTCCATGTTGATGGAGGCCTTCGACCCGAATTCATCGTGCCAGCTCGCAAGCTTCACGCCTCCGAGAGCTTGGAATACGAACAGCTGGCGCTCGTCGAAACCCTGGCCATCGGTTGTCACGCGGTCGACCGGGCAGCACCGCGTGAGGGGGAATCATTTTTAGTCATCGGAGCAGGGCCAATTGGTCTTTCGGTGATCGAGTTTGCTCAACTCGCAAAGGTCGAACTCGTCGTGATGGACATGAATGAGCAGCGACTGGCGTTTTGCCGTGAAAAAATGGGAGTCAAGCATACCGTCCAATTCCAGGGTGACGGAACGGAAGTGGACCAACTGCGTGCCATCGGCAACGGCCATTTGCCGACGATTGCTGTCGATGCAACCGGCAACAAGAACTCAATGCAAAATGTATTCAACTACGTCGACCACACTGGCAAGGTCGTCTACGTCGGCATCGTCAATCAAGAGATTTCCTTCCGACATCCGAACTTGCATGCAAAAGAAATCACGTTGTTGATGTCCCGAAATGCCCTGCCCAAAGACTTCAAGCGGATCATTCAACTGATCGAAAATGGCGAGATCGATACGCGACCATGGATCACACACCGCACTTCGTTCGATAACATGATCGAAGTTTTCGAATCGTACACCAAGCCCGAGACAGGCGTCATCAAAGCCATCGTGGAAATCTAA